The genomic region GTGCCGCACGCGAACTGCCACCCTGAAAGATCTCCGGACGGCCCAAGGGTTTCGGTTTCAGGCTGTAATTGTCGAAACGGTAGAAGTCGCCGCGAAAGGTAAAGTTGTCCTGACTCCACACGCCGCGCAATGAACGAATGAACTCTTCGGAACGACGATAACGCTCGTCGTGCTCCAGCCAATGTTCGCCGATGGCCTGGAACTCGCCTTTGAACCAGCCACTGACGATGTTCACCGCGATGCGGCCGTTGGTGAGTTGATCGATGGTCGCCAGCTGTTTTGCAGCCAACGCTGGTTGCCACGGGCCGGGCAGGATCGCTGCGATCACCTTGAGTTTGCTGGTGGCCGCGAGTAACGCGTGGCTGAACGCGACTGACTCATGCTGGAACTCCGCACCGTAACCGGCGGTGAAGCGGATCTGCGTCAGTGCATATTCGAACCCGGCGGCTTCGGCGATCTGCGCCAGTTTGCGGTTGTAATCGATGCTCCAATCGGTGCGCTGTTCGATCTTGCTGACCACCAGCCCACCACTGACGTTCGGCACCCAGTAGGCAAATTTTACGGCTTGCTGACTCATTGGCGTGTCCTCGGGAGGTTTGCGGAGATGGGAGTGGTAGAGCAGCAAGCGTGCCAGCCTGGAAATGCCCGGTTTTGTTGGGTATCGGGGTGAAGTTGATGTTTTGTGGAAGGCGGATTTGTTGGCAGGTTGTTGTGTGGGCAACAGTTGGATTGGGGGCGGCATGAAGAATGCCTTCGCGAGCAGGCTCGCTCCCACAGGGTGGAATGCATTTCAAAATGTGGGAGCGAGCCTGCTCGCGAAGGCGTCAGACGGGTCGCCGCAACAGTTGGATACAGGTAACATGACCGCCCTCCCCGCAGCTCACGTTCTGCGCCCTGCCGAATAAGCCGATTCCATGCCTTTCGAACTCAGCGTTGACCTCACCACCCTCGCCATCCTGGCCGTTGTCGCTTTCATTGCCGGTTTCATCGATGCCATCGCCGGCGGTGGCGGTCTGTTGACCACGCCTGCACTGCTGACGGCCGGCCTGCCACCGCATCTGGTACTCGGCACCAACAAGTTGAGCTCGACCTTCGGTTCGGCCACCGCCAGTTTCACCTTCTACAAACGCAAGCTGTTCCACCCTCGACAGTGGACGCATGCGATTGTCGGCACTTTGATCGGCGCACTGACGGGTGCCGTCGTCGCCCATTACCTGCCGGCCGAATGGCTGAACAAGATGCTCCCGGTCATCGTCTTCGCCTGCGGCCTGTATCTATTGTTCGGCGGCACGCCAAAAGCGCCGCTGGACAGCGATGCGCCGATCAAAAAGAAATGGCAGTCGACCCAAGGCTTCAGCCTCGGTTTCTATGATGGCGTGGCCGGTCCCGGCACTGGCGCATTCTGGACGGTGAGCAGCCTGTTGCTCTACCCGATCGATTTGGTCAAGGCCAGCGGTGTGGCGCGCAGCATGAACTTCGTCAGCAACATTGCGGCGCTGTCGGTGTTCGTGTTTTCCGGGCAGGTGGACTGGATCATCGGCCTGAGCATGGGCCTGTCGGTGATGGTCGGCGCGTTCTTTGGCGCGCGCACCGCGATCAGCGGCGGCGCCAAGTTCATTCGCCCGGTGTTCATCACCGTGGTACTGGGATTGACCGTGCGCCTAGCCTGGCAGCACTGGTTCAGCGTGGCCTAAGCGCCGCGCCACGTAGACGTCGATCAGGTAACGGGCAATCGACTTGGACGCCGGCAACGGCGGCAGGTCGTGCACGTTGAACCACTGGGCGTCTTCGATCTCGTCTTCCTGACAGACAATCTCGCCACCGGCGTACTCGGCATGGAAGCCGAGCATCATCGAATGCGGGAACGGCCAGCACTGGCTGCCCAGATACTGAATGTTCTGCACCTCGATCTGCACTTCTTCGCGCACTTCACGAATCAGGCAATCCTCGGCCGACTCGCCCGGCTCGGCGAACCCGGCCAGCGTGCTGTAGACGCCAGTGACGAAACGCGGTGAGCGCGCCAGCAGGATCTCGTCGCCACGGGTAATCAGCACGATCATGCTCGGCGAAATGCGCGGATAACTGCGCAGATCGCACGGCTGGCAATACATCGCCCGTTCACGCGGCACCTGGGTCATCGCCTGCCCGCAGTTGCCGCAGAAGCGATGTTCGCGGGCCCACGTGCCGATCTGCGCGGCGTAACCGAGCACTTTGTAGATGGTGTGATCGCCATCAAGCATGAACGCCCGCAGGCCTTTCCAGTTACAACCCGACACTTCGCTGGCACTGCGCAGTTCCAGCAAGTACACCGGCTCGCCATCGAGATGGCCGATGCCGTGCTCGGCGAGGACCGACAGGTCCTGACGCTTGAGCCATTCCCGGGGGAACAGCGCGCCGTTGTCGTCGAACAAAAAGCCTTCCGGGCTGCGCGCCACGGCCCAGCCGCCGGGTTGATCGGTGTCCAGTACTGCAGTGGTCCAGCGAGATGTCATGGTTTCTCAGTCCAGAAATTCGGGTTTCTGTTTGCTCATATGGGCGGCCATGGCCACGCGCAAGTCGGTGGATTGCAACATGGCGGCGTTCCAGGTGGCAACGTATTCGAGACCGTCGTCGATGCGATGGTCGCGCATGTAGCTGATCATTTCCTTGGTGCCGGTGACCGCGATCGGCGACTTCGAAGCGATCTCGCGAGCGATGTCCTGCACACCTTCGAGCAGCGCGTCCTTGTCGCTGTAGACGCGATTGACCAGGCCGATGCTGCGCGCCTCATCAGCGCCGAAAGTGCGACCGGTGTAAGCCAGCTCACGCAGCATGCCGTCACCGATGATCCGTGGCAACCGTTGCAAAGTGCCAACATCGGCGGCCATGCCGATATCGATTTCCTTGATCGAGAATTGCGCGTCTTCGGCGGCGTAACGCATATCGCACGCGGCGATCAGATCGATGGCACCACCCAGGCAGTAACCTTGAATGGCCGCCAACACGGGTTTGCGGCAGTTGTCGACGGCGTTGAACGAGGCTTGCAGGGTGAGGATCTTGCGGCGCAGCAGGCGCGCGTTGCGACCGACGTCCTTGCCCAGCTCATTGGCGACGCCGGCGAGCATCATCAGGTCGATGCCCGAGGAAAAGTGTTTACCGTTACCGCTGAGCACCACCACGCGCACTTCGTCGGTGTCGTCGATCCACTGGAAGATCTCGACGATCTCGCTCCAGAACGCCGCGTTCATCGAGTTGATCTTTTCCGGACGATTGATCTGCACATGGGCGATGTTGTCGGCCAGTTCGACGCTGAAGGCGGAGTATTGAGTCATGGCAGTGATCCTTTACCGGGCTGAAAATGAGGCCCGAACTATAACAAGGCATCACAGTGGCGGTTCGGCCAAATGCGGGACTGTCTTGAGTTTTACTTTGCCTGTGCCGGCCTCTTCGCGAGCAGGCTCGCTCCCACCCTGTTGAAATGCATTTTCCCCTGTGGGAGCGAGCCTGCTCGCGAAAGCGTCCGATCAGTCACTACAAATCATCGAGCCAAACGCCGCAACCCAAACAACATCCCCCCCGCCCCCAGCAACATCGCCGCCAGAAACAGCGGATAGGAAATCCACCAAGGCGTACCCGCCGTCATCATGCTGAACTCCGACATCCCGCCAATGCTCGCGATCAGGTTCAACGGCAGAAACACCACGTTGATCAACGTCAGTTTGCGCAGCAGGTTGTTCATGCTGTTGTTCATCAGATTGCCGCGCGCATCGATCAACCCGGAAAACACCGTCGAGTAGATTTCCGCCTGCTTGTAGCACTGGTTGTTTTCGATGATCAGGTCGTCGATCAGGCCGATCGCTTCACTGCCGAAGTGCTGTTTTTCCGCATGATTGCGCAGCCGCGTCAGCACTGCGCCGTTGCTGTGCAGGGCATTGATGTAATAGATCAGGCTTTCGCTGAGGTTGAACATCTGCACCAAGTGCTGGTTCTGCATCGATGCATTGAATTTCTGCTGCAGCTCGCGGGCGACCAGTTTGATCACCTTCAGGTGCCCGAGGTAGTGATGGATGTTGTTGAACAGCAAGTCGAGCAAGACATCCAGCGGCGTGTTCAACGGCTGACGGGTGCCGAGGCCGTGCAGCGGCGTGTCATCGGTGGCGATCACCAGCAGTTGCCCGGGTGCGAACAGCAATCCGCAGGACGACACTTCAAATGCCAGACTGCCACCGCCGGAATAGTTTTCCGGACGTTTCCAGATCAGGAACAGATGGTCGGGATGGAACTCAATGCGCGACACCTCGTCCGGGTCCAGCGCTGACGCCAGTGCATGCTCGTCGACTTTGAAATGACTGTGCAGCAAGTCGCGCTCGGCGGCATCGGGGTTGCTGAACAGCATCACCTCGGCGTCCAGTCGCTCGACCCGCTGCAGGGCGCCGTGGCTCAGTGCGAAGCTGTTGATCATCGGCGCCTCACCACGCCTGGCCGCGACGCTTGAGTTCCAGGCGGCGCACGAACTCTTCCAGCACCAGTGAGTACAGATCGTCGTGCAAATAGGCGTCTTCAATGCCGGCGTCGAGGTTGGGGTTGTCGTTGACTTCGATCACCACCACTTTGTCGCCGGCCTGCTTCAGATCGACACCGTAGAGGCCATCGCCGATCAGGTTGGCAGTTTTCACCGCCAGTTCCACCACCGCCCGCGGTGCCTCGTGGATTGCCATCGTTCGGCATTCGCCGTTGACGTCCTGACCTTTGGCCTTGTGGTTGTAGATTTGCCAGTGGCCCTTGGACATGAAGTATTGGCAGGCGAAGATCGGTTTGCGATTGAGCACGCCAATGCGCCAGTCGTATTCGGTGTAGAAAAACTCTTGAGCCAGCAGCAACACCGAGTGTTCGAACAGTTCGGCGGTCGCTTCGAGCAGCGCCTGCTGGCTTTCGACCTTGATGACACCGCGCGAGAAGCAACCGTCTGGAATCTTCAGCACCAACGGAAAGCCGAGGCGTTCGCCGACCCGTTCGAAGTCCTCGGGTCGCTCCTTGTAGAGAATTTCGGTGGCGGGCATACCCAGTTGATGGCTGTTGAGCAGATCGGTCAGGTACACCTTGTTGGTGCAGCGCAGTATCGACGTCGGGTCATCCATCACCACCAGCCCTTCGCTCTCAGCCTTCTTGGCGAATCGGTAAGTGTGATTGTCGACGCTGGTGGTTTCACGGATCAGCAAACCGTCGTACTCGGCGAGACGTGCGTAATCCTTGCGTTCAATCAGCTCGACATCGATGCCCATGCCCTTGCCGACCCGGACAAAATTCGCCAGCGCCTTGCTATTGGACGGCGGCAAGGCTTCCTGCGGATCATGCAGAATCGCCAGGTCGTAGCGCGCTACTTGCGGCGAGCGCGGTACACGCCAGACTTTACGACTGAAACCGTCCAGCGCATTGGCGAACTGATCTTCCTGATCATCGCGCAACTTGTGCAAAGCGCCAGACTTTATCCCTTCGATGTGCCAACCGTTAGTTCGGCGGAACTCAACTAACAGGATCGGGCAGGGAAACACTTCAAACAACTGCCGCGCCAGATCCTGTAATGGTTCGATATGGGTCCGACCGAAATACAGGGTCAGGGTAAAACCTTCGGTATCACTGTAGAGATGATGACTGAGGGCTTTCTCGAGGGTTTTATCGAGGTCATCCAGCGCCAGGCCATACAGTGATTTTTTCGTCAGTTCGCTGATGGTGCGCACCGAGGGAATCACCTTGTGCCCCCGTGCTTCGGCGAGCAGCGAGCAGTAGTAGCCATGGCCCAAGTACTTGTAGCTGCGGCATAGATTGATCACCTGAACGCGCTTGCCCGGCTCGCTGCCGCAGCTGTGTTCGAGGTATTCCTGGGCGGTCAGGATGTCTTCGCTGGGGAAGTATGAAGCCCAGTCCTCCTTGCGTTCGACAATAATCAACACTTGACTGGAGGCTTTAATCGCTGAACTTAAAAGAGTTGCCGCCGGCAAACTTTGCTCGGATACTTCGCGCCAATGACCCTGTACCGCTGACATAGAGATTGATCCGTTGGAGAACAAGACCTTTTCTATTAAGCACGAAGTTTTTTGAAAGTCTCGTTTCGTTACGCAACTTTTACGGTGGTCATATGAAGGCTGTTTTTCGTTTGGCGGTAGTTGAAGACTTGCCGGCGCTGCTGGCACTGGAAATGCAATGTTTCACCACGGACCGGCTTACCAGTCGCAGCTTTCAGTGGATGATCACCCGCGCTCACGGGCAGTTGCTGGTGGCGGAGTGCGATGGCCAACTGCTGGGTTACGCACTGGTGTTGTTCCATCGCGGCACTTCACTCGCGCGGCTGTATTCCATTGCGCTCGCCGTCGAGGCGCGCGGCACCGGCCTGAGCAAACAGCTGCTGCAACGCATTGAAGCAATGGCGCTGGAGCACGACTGCGCGTACCTGCGTCTGGAGGTGCGCATCGACAACCCTGCGGCGATCGCGTTGTACGAACGCAATGGCTACCGGCGTTTTGCGCTGATTCACGATTACTACGAAGATCATGCCGACGCGCTACGCCTGGAGAAACGCATTCTCCAGCACCGCGACTCGCGCAGCATCAAGGTGCCCTACTACCGGCAAACCACTGATTTCACCTGTGGCCCGGCATGTCTGCTGATGGC from Pseudomonas tensinigenes harbors:
- the sfnG gene encoding dimethylsulfone monooxygenase SfnG: MSQQAVKFAYWVPNVSGGLVVSKIEQRTDWSIDYNRKLAQIAEAAGFEYALTQIRFTAGYGAEFQHESVAFSHALLAATSKLKVIAAILPGPWQPALAAKQLATIDQLTNGRIAVNIVSGWFKGEFQAIGEHWLEHDERYRRSEEFIRSLRGVWSQDNFTFRGDFYRFDNYSLKPKPLGRPEIFQGGSSRAARDMAARVSDWYFTNGNSVEGIKAQVDDIRAKAAANNHSVKVGVNAFVIARDTEEEARAVLAQIIDQADPEAVNAFGDAAKQAGRASPEGEGNWAKSTFEDLVQYNDGFKTNLIGTPLQIAERIVALKAVGVDLVLAGFLHFQEEVEYFGWRVLPLVRELEAEKTAAVA
- a CDS encoding TSUP family transporter, with protein sequence MPFELSVDLTTLAILAVVAFIAGFIDAIAGGGGLLTTPALLTAGLPPHLVLGTNKLSSTFGSATASFTFYKRKLFHPRQWTHAIVGTLIGALTGAVVAHYLPAEWLNKMLPVIVFACGLYLLFGGTPKAPLDSDAPIKKKWQSTQGFSLGFYDGVAGPGTGAFWTVSSLLLYPIDLVKASGVARSMNFVSNIAALSVFVFSGQVDWIIGLSMGLSVMVGAFFGARTAISGGAKFIRPVFITVVLGLTVRLAWQHWFSVA
- the nudC gene encoding NAD(+) diphosphatase — encoded protein: MTSRWTTAVLDTDQPGGWAVARSPEGFLFDDNGALFPREWLKRQDLSVLAEHGIGHLDGEPVYLLELRSASEVSGCNWKGLRAFMLDGDHTIYKVLGYAAQIGTWAREHRFCGNCGQAMTQVPRERAMYCQPCDLRSYPRISPSMIVLITRGDEILLARSPRFVTGVYSTLAGFAEPGESAEDCLIREVREEVQIEVQNIQYLGSQCWPFPHSMMLGFHAEYAGGEIVCQEDEIEDAQWFNVHDLPPLPASKSIARYLIDVYVARRLGHAEPVLPG
- a CDS encoding crotonase/enoyl-CoA hydratase family protein, with the translated sequence MTQYSAFSVELADNIAHVQINRPEKINSMNAAFWSEIVEIFQWIDDTDEVRVVVLSGNGKHFSSGIDLMMLAGVANELGKDVGRNARLLRRKILTLQASFNAVDNCRKPVLAAIQGYCLGGAIDLIAACDMRYAAEDAQFSIKEIDIGMAADVGTLQRLPRIIGDGMLRELAYTGRTFGADEARSIGLVNRVYSDKDALLEGVQDIAREIASKSPIAVTGTKEMISYMRDHRIDDGLEYVATWNAAMLQSTDLRVAMAAHMSKQKPEFLD
- a CDS encoding magnesium transporter CorA family protein, with product MINSFALSHGALQRVERLDAEVMLFSNPDAAERDLLHSHFKVDEHALASALDPDEVSRIEFHPDHLFLIWKRPENYSGGGSLAFEVSSCGLLFAPGQLLVIATDDTPLHGLGTRQPLNTPLDVLLDLLFNNIHHYLGHLKVIKLVARELQQKFNASMQNQHLVQMFNLSESLIYYINALHSNGAVLTRLRNHAEKQHFGSEAIGLIDDLIIENNQCYKQAEIYSTVFSGLIDARGNLMNNSMNNLLRKLTLINVVFLPLNLIASIGGMSEFSMMTAGTPWWISYPLFLAAMLLGAGGMLFGLRRLAR
- a CDS encoding RimK family protein, which gives rise to MSAVQGHWREVSEQSLPAATLLSSAIKASSQVLIIVERKEDWASYFPSEDILTAQEYLEHSCGSEPGKRVQVINLCRSYKYLGHGYYCSLLAEARGHKVIPSVRTISELTKKSLYGLALDDLDKTLEKALSHHLYSDTEGFTLTLYFGRTHIEPLQDLARQLFEVFPCPILLVEFRRTNGWHIEGIKSGALHKLRDDQEDQFANALDGFSRKVWRVPRSPQVARYDLAILHDPQEALPPSNSKALANFVRVGKGMGIDVELIERKDYARLAEYDGLLIRETTSVDNHTYRFAKKAESEGLVVMDDPTSILRCTNKVYLTDLLNSHQLGMPATEILYKERPEDFERVGERLGFPLVLKIPDGCFSRGVIKVESQQALLEATAELFEHSVLLLAQEFFYTEYDWRIGVLNRKPIFACQYFMSKGHWQIYNHKAKGQDVNGECRTMAIHEAPRAVVELAVKTANLIGDGLYGVDLKQAGDKVVVIEVNDNPNLDAGIEDAYLHDDLYSLVLEEFVRRLELKRRGQAW